Genomic segment of Oceanispirochaeta sp.:
GCTCGGGATTCCGGCCCTCCCCCATGAGGAGTGTCTGGCGGGGCTGATGGCCGGGGGGGCCACCATATTCCCCGCAGGAATCAACAACGGTTCCACCTGGGATGAGGATCTTATAGAGAGGGTGGGCAGCGCCATCGGAGAAGAGGTTTATTCTGTCGGTTCCCGTCAGGGACTCTCCCCTGTTCTGGATGTCTGCCGGGATGCCCGCTGGGGCAGGACAGAGGAGACTTTTGGCGAGGACCCCTATCTGGCAGCCATTCTGGGCAGTGCCTATGTGAGAGGTCTTCAGGATTCAAGGCATCCTGTCATTGCCACGCTCAAGCATTATGCCGGACACTCCTTCAGCGAGGGAGCCCGGAATCATGCACCTGTGAGAATCGGCCGGCGTGAGCTCAATGATCTGTTTCTCTTTCCCTTTGAGATGGCTGTGAAGTATGCCAGGGCAGGCTCCATCATGCCCGCATACCACGACATAGACGGCGAACCCCTCCATCAATCCAAAGAGCTTCTTGGTGATCTGCTGAGGGGAAGGTGGGGATTTGAAGGAATCCTGGTCTCCGACTACGGCGGGCTGGAGCAGCTTGTTACCGATCACCGGACACAACCGGATAAGGCCCATGCCGCCGCCGCATCTCTCCTGGCGGGGATGGATGTGGAGCTGCCGGCAAACACCCTCTATCCCGAGGGAATTCCGGAAGCATTGAAACAGGGTCTGATCTCCATAAGCGATGTGGATGAGGCCGTGACCCGGCATCTTATCCAGAAAATCAAGGCAGGCTTGTTCAGCAATCCCTATACTGACGAAGCCCTCGTTCTCTCCAGTGTGGCCGAGCATGAGCCTCTGGCTCTGGAAGCGGCGGAAAAGTCCATGGTTCTGATTAAGAATGACGGAATCCTTCCTCTCAAAGGAGCCGGTAAAATTGCACTGATAGGACCTTTGGCGGACGATACAATGGGTATGATGGGGGGGTATTCCTTTCCAATTCATCTCATCATTGCCCATAACAAGGATAAAACGTCACAGATCCAGACTCTGAAGGGAAGCCTGGAGGCCTCCTTTGACGGAGAGGTTTTGTACGCCAAGGGCTGCGATGTTCTGATAAGCAGACCGGATAAACCTGCCGTATTCCCGGGAGACATTGTGGCTGACGGCAGCATGCAGACTGATTTTGTCAGCCGGGATACCAGCCGGATCGCAGAAGCTGTTGCAACGGCCAAAAGGGCAGATACGGTTGTGCTGGCCGTGGGTGACCTGGCCGGTCTTTTTCTCAGCGGCACCGTGGGAGAAGGCTCTGATGTCAGCTCCCTGACCCTGCCGGGGGTTCAGCAGGAACTCATTGATGCCGTACTTGAACTGGGAAAACCCACCGTGATTGTCGTTTTCAGCGGACGGCCCTACCATCTGGGCAAAGGTTTCAGGAAAGCCGGAGCGGTTCTGCAGGCCTGGCTTCCCGGTCAGAAGGGGGCGGCTGCGGCTTCTAATGTTCTGCTGGGCAGGACAAATCCCGGCGGAAAACTCCCTGTCTCCATACCAA
This window contains:
- a CDS encoding glycoside hydrolase family 3 N-terminal domain-containing protein; this translates as MQMRDQARELVGKMTLEEKISQLHSLWLNIGDDGKLTMKSLNGYHPEVGSQDPFEFMKNGIGQITRPLGSQDIDPVTAVRELNRIQHFLVNNTRLGIPALPHEECLAGLMAGGATIFPAGINNGSTWDEDLIERVGSAIGEEVYSVGSRQGLSPVLDVCRDARWGRTEETFGEDPYLAAILGSAYVRGLQDSRHPVIATLKHYAGHSFSEGARNHAPVRIGRRELNDLFLFPFEMAVKYARAGSIMPAYHDIDGEPLHQSKELLGDLLRGRWGFEGILVSDYGGLEQLVTDHRTQPDKAHAAAASLLAGMDVELPANTLYPEGIPEALKQGLISISDVDEAVTRHLIQKIKAGLFSNPYTDEALVLSSVAEHEPLALEAAEKSMVLIKNDGILPLKGAGKIALIGPLADDTMGMMGGYSFPIHLIIAHNKDKTSQIQTLKGSLEASFDGEVLYAKGCDVLISRPDKPAVFPGDIVADGSMQTDFVSRDTSRIAEAVATAKRADTVVLAVGDLAGLFLSGTVGEGSDVSSLTLPGVQQELIDAVLELGKPTVIVVFSGRPYHLGKGFRKAGAVLQAWLPGQKGAAAASNVLLGRTNPGGKLPVSIPRCAGAMPYFYNHKMKSAGTPIQKDFGAEYPFGHGCSYTNFLIESCELTEDTVPVEGSIQVSAQVKNIGDVQGDEVIQVYTRDLYARYVRPIQELKAFQRITLAPGESCRVSFNIPTDLVSYTIDSGNRIVEPGDLEIMVGTSSKDIVSKLRVTLTGQPRILGEDWRMKSLVTISK